In the genome of Sciurus carolinensis chromosome 3, mSciCar1.2, whole genome shotgun sequence, one region contains:
- the LOC124980053 gene encoding keratin, type I cytoskeletal 42, producing MAATTTSIRQFSTSGSVKGLCMPGGSFSRMSSVRVGGACRAPSLLGGGGSCGNMSVTSSRFSSSFGGGYGGGYTCNLGGGFGSSFGVSDALLGGGEKETMQNLNDRLASYLDKVRALEEANADLEMKIREWYKKQGPGPARDYSHYFKTIEELRSKILAATIDNASFVLQIDNARLAADDFRTKYETELNLRMSVEADINGLRRVLDELTLARTDLEMQIESLKEELAYLRKNHEEEMNALRGQVGGDVSVEMDAAPGVDLSRVLNEMRDQYEKMAEKNRKDAEDWFFTKTEELNREVATSTEALQSSRTEITELRRSVQNLEIELQSQISMKASLENSLAETEARYGAQLSQLQGLISSIEQQLCELRCDMERQNHEYQVLLDVKTRLEQEIATYRRLLEGEDSHLATQYSSSLVSQPSRDAMVTSRQVRTIVEEVQDGKVVSSREQVHRSTH from the exons ATGgctgccaccaccaccagcatCCGCCAGTTCTCAACCTCCGGCTCTGTCAAAGGCCTGTGCATGCCTGGCGGGAGTTTCTCCCGGATGTCCTCTGTCCGTGTCGGGGGTGCCTGTCGGgcccccagcctcctgggagGCGGCGGCAGCTGTGGCAACATGTCAGTCACTTCGTCCCGCTTCTCATCGAGTTTCGGGGGCGGCTATGGTGGTGGCTACACCTGCAACCTGGGTGGGGGCTTTGGCTCCAGCTTTGGAGTGTCAGATGCCCTGCTGGGGGGCGGCGAGAAGGAGACCATGCAGAACCTCAACGACCGCCTGGCCTCCTACCTGGACAAGGTGCGTGCCCTGGAGGAGGCCAACGCCGACCTGGAGATGAAGATCCGTGAATGGTACAAAAAGCAGGGCCCGGGGCCTGCCCGCGACTACAGCCACTACTTCAAGACCATCGAGGAGCTGCGGAGCAAG ATCCTGGCAGCTACCATCGACAATGCCAGCTTCGTGCTCCAGATCGACAATGCCCGTCTGGCCGCTGACGACTTCCGCACCAA GTACGAGACAGAGCTGAACCTGCGCATGAGCGTGGAGGCCGACATCAATGGCCTGCGCAGGGTGCTGGACGAGCTGACCCTGGCCAGGACTGACCTGGAGATGCAGATCGAGAGCCTCAAGGAGGAGCTGGCCTACCTGAGGAAGAACCACGAGGAG GAAATGAATGCCCTTCGTGGCCAAGTGGGTGGGGACGTCAGTGTGGAGATGGACGCAGCCCCTGGCGTGGACCTGAGCCGTGTCCTGAATGAGATGCGCGACCAGTATGAGAAGATGGCCGAGAAGAACCGCAAGGATGCCGAGGACTGGTTCTTCACCAAG ACGGAGGAGCTGAACCGTGAGGTGGCCACCAGCACCGAAGCCCTGCAGAGCAGCAGGACAGAGATCACAGAGCTCCGCCGCTCCGTGCAGAACCTGGAGATAGAGCTGCAGTCCCAGATCAGCATG AAAGCATCACTGGAGAACAGCCTGGCCGAGACGGAGGCGCGCTACGGGGCCCAGCTGTCCCAGCTGCAGGGGCTCATCAGCAGCATCGAGCAGCAGCTGTGCGAGCTGCGCTGCGACATGGAGCGCCAGAACCACGAGTACCAGGTGCTGCTGGACGTGAAGACGCGGCTGGAGCAGGAGATCGCCACCTACCGCCGCCTGCTGGAGGGCGAGGACTCCCA CCTGGCTACTCAGTATTCCTCGTCCCTGGTCTCGCAGCCCTCTCGGGATG CCATGGTGACAAGCCGCCAGGTGCGCACCATTGTGGAGGAAGTTCAGGACGGCAAGGTGGTCTCCTCCCGCGAGCAGGTCCACCGCTCCACTCACTGA
- the LOC124980486 gene encoding uncharacterized protein LOC124980486 isoform X1 produces the protein MPGETPGLHQHNGDLSRLSSRSTQRTLTWPQRARNTQHQEPKRLRGVTSISQTAQPSSAGPSSPAPRTPAFCHQHLLSHEQGFSQLRQKRAGPGWGVALAGQTVSSVGCCASVTKDRGGGAGSLPCLGPRLNAWEHSRSLRSLPYAFQEQQSLARQDSLPGETPRRSNHLLGTGLAPEVVISWEPPGKSSSEKKKSHSLAHPAA, from the exons ATGCCAGGGGAGACGCCTGGACTTCATCAGCACAATGGAGACCTGAGCAGGCTGAGCAGCAGGAGCACCCAAAGGACCTTGACGTGGCCCCAAAG GGCCAGAAACACACAACACCAAGAACCTAAGAGACTTCGGGGAGTTACCAGCATCTCTCaaacagcccagcccag ctCAGCGGGCCCCTCCAGCCCAGCTCCCAGAACACCTGCCTTCTGCCACCAGCATTTACTGAGCCATGAACAAG GCTTCTCCCAGCTGAGGCAGAAGCGTGCAGGCCCAGGTTGGGGTGTGGCGTTGGCAGGACAAACCGTCTCCAGTGTTGGGTGTTGTGCCTCCGTAACCAAGGACAGAGGAGGAGGTGCTGGCTCCCTGCCGTGTTTGGGCCCCAGGCTGAATGCGTGG GAACATTCTAGAAGTCTTCGGTCACTGCCCTACGCCTTCCAGGAACAGCAGAGTCTTGCAAGGCAAGACTCACTCCCTGGTGAGACCCCACGCAGGAGCAATCATCTCCTGGGAACTGGATTGGCTCCGGAAGTGGTGATTTCTTGGGAGCCACCTGGAAAATCCAGCAGTGAGAAAAAGAAGAGCCACAGCCTAGCCCACCCAGCAGCCTGA
- the LOC124980486 gene encoding uncharacterized protein LOC124980486 isoform X2 codes for MPGETPGLHQHNGDLSRLSSRSTQRTLTWPQSSAGPSSPAPRTPAFCHQHLLSHEQGFSQLRQKRAGPGWGVALAGQTVSSVGCCASVTKDRGGGAGSLPCLGPRLNAWEHSRSLRSLPYAFQEQQSLARQDSLPGETPRRSNHLLGTGLAPEVVISWEPPGKSSSEKKKSHSLAHPAA; via the exons ATGCCAGGGGAGACGCCTGGACTTCATCAGCACAATGGAGACCTGAGCAGGCTGAGCAGCAGGAGCACCCAAAGGACCTTGACGTGGCCCCAAAG ctCAGCGGGCCCCTCCAGCCCAGCTCCCAGAACACCTGCCTTCTGCCACCAGCATTTACTGAGCCATGAACAAG GCTTCTCCCAGCTGAGGCAGAAGCGTGCAGGCCCAGGTTGGGGTGTGGCGTTGGCAGGACAAACCGTCTCCAGTGTTGGGTGTTGTGCCTCCGTAACCAAGGACAGAGGAGGAGGTGCTGGCTCCCTGCCGTGTTTGGGCCCCAGGCTGAATGCGTGG GAACATTCTAGAAGTCTTCGGTCACTGCCCTACGCCTTCCAGGAACAGCAGAGTCTTGCAAGGCAAGACTCACTCCCTGGTGAGACCCCACGCAGGAGCAATCATCTCCTGGGAACTGGATTGGCTCCGGAAGTGGTGATTTCTTGGGAGCCACCTGGAAAATCCAGCAGTGAGAAAAAGAAGAGCCACAGCCTAGCCCACCCAGCAGCCTGA